A window of the Candidatus Omnitrophota bacterium genome harbors these coding sequences:
- a CDS encoding sugar phosphate isomerase/epimerase family protein — protein MSNQCNRRDFFKWTANLGLAAAVSRSVFASESTDRQSNWPIGCFTRPWDKYDYRVALDAIAEAGFKHAGLMTCNSKTSLIITFETTPEEAQQIGEEVKKRGLEVPAVYGGGFPMQPTIQTGIDALRKLIDRCAAVKGKTLMMGGVEAPELYEPYYKIISECCDYAESKKVGLTLKPHGGSNATGPQCRKSIEKVGKNNFTLWYDPGNIFYYSKGELNPILDAPSVDGIVTGMCVKDYLPPQNVMVTPGEGKVDFPAVFSLLKKGGFARGPVVIETLAPGSQAEILAQAKKAKQFVESFVG, from the coding sequence ATGTCCAATCAATGCAATCGGCGCGATTTCTTCAAATGGACGGCGAATCTGGGATTAGCGGCGGCGGTTTCGCGATCGGTATTCGCTTCCGAATCGACGGATCGCCAATCGAATTGGCCAATCGGGTGTTTTACGCGGCCTTGGGACAAGTACGACTATCGCGTAGCGCTGGACGCCATTGCGGAAGCGGGTTTCAAACATGCCGGACTGATGACGTGCAATTCCAAAACCAGTCTGATCATAACTTTCGAAACCACGCCGGAAGAGGCGCAGCAGATCGGGGAAGAGGTCAAGAAACGAGGTTTGGAAGTTCCCGCCGTCTATGGCGGAGGCTTTCCGATGCAGCCTACGATCCAGACGGGAATCGACGCGCTAAGGAAATTGATCGATCGTTGCGCCGCCGTGAAAGGGAAAACGCTGATGATGGGGGGCGTCGAGGCGCCCGAACTTTATGAACCTTATTATAAGATTATCTCCGAATGCTGCGATTATGCGGAGAGCAAAAAAGTAGGATTGACATTGAAACCACATGGCGGTTCGAACGCCACCGGTCCGCAATGCCGAAAATCGATCGAAAAAGTGGGCAAGAACAATTTTACTCTCTGGTACGATCCCGGCAATATTTTTTATTATTCGAAAGGCGAGTTGAATCCCATCCTGGACGCTCCAAGCGTCGATGGTATTGTGACGGGCATGTGCGTTAAGGATTATCTGCCTCCGCAAAACGTGATGGTTACGCCCGGCGAAGGGAAGGTGGATTTCCCAGCAGTGTTTTCCCTATTGAAGAAGGGGGGATTCGCTCGCGGTCCCGTTGTGATTGAAACGCTGGCGCCCGGCAGCCAGGCGGAAATCCTGGCGCAAGCCAAAAAGGCGAAACAATTCGTCGAGAGTTTTGTTGGATAA
- a CDS encoding NAD+ synthase — MTSKKNVSFLRAGAAQINPTVGDLPGNTRKIREWIHKAKDKGVQFLAFPELAICGYPPKDLLLKTQFIADQQRRLDEIVPETKGMLVVAGLVVRDGDSYNAAAVMHDGQLVGVARKVGLPNYRVFDEKRYFRRGEFLSIFQTDIASFGVLICEDLWHPQTAANMAATGVDLILCLSASPFSAGRCLERKTMIECRCQDHAVGLVFCNQVGGQDELLFDGRSLIVSPQGKIIAEGAAFAEDLIVGDIRFEEIHRGRLAVPIQRDSLPAEQPGAEPVRLFVSNGNTASTVPNAGALDLRRNPFLPKPVSLAYDPIADVYQALVMGVRDYVHKNGFQKAVIGLSGGIDSALTAAIAADALEPENVTGISMPSRYSSDHSQSDAAQLAQNLGIEFKQFAIEDIFAQYLQLFHEEFHSRDPDITEENLQSRIRGNILMAISNKFGHIVLATGNKSEMAVGYATLYGDMCGGLAVIADAPKTMVYELARFRNRAAGRDLIPENSILKPPSAELRNGQLDTDSLPEYDILDGILHAYIEQDCSLAEIVELGYDPETARRIINMVDRAEYKRRQAAIVLRVTSKAFGSDRRLPVTNKYKS, encoded by the coding sequence ATGACCAGCAAAAAAAACGTCTCCTTTCTGCGCGCCGGCGCGGCGCAAATCAATCCCACGGTCGGCGATCTTCCCGGCAATACGCGCAAGATTCGCGAGTGGATTCATAAAGCCAAAGATAAAGGCGTTCAATTTTTAGCCTTTCCCGAACTAGCGATCTGCGGCTATCCTCCCAAAGACCTGCTGCTAAAAACCCAGTTCATCGCCGATCAACAGCGCCGCCTCGACGAAATCGTCCCCGAAACCAAGGGAATGCTTGTCGTCGCCGGCCTGGTCGTCCGCGACGGCGACAGCTACAACGCCGCCGCCGTCATGCACGACGGCCAGCTCGTAGGCGTCGCCCGCAAAGTGGGATTGCCGAATTACCGCGTCTTCGACGAGAAGCGCTATTTCCGGCGCGGCGAGTTTCTTTCCATTTTCCAGACCGACATCGCCAGCTTCGGCGTTTTGATTTGCGAGGATTTATGGCATCCCCAAACCGCGGCCAACATGGCGGCTACGGGCGTTGATCTTATCCTCTGCCTCTCCGCCTCCCCCTTCAGCGCCGGACGCTGTCTGGAGCGGAAGACCATGATCGAATGCCGCTGCCAGGATCACGCCGTGGGGCTGGTCTTTTGCAACCAGGTGGGAGGGCAGGACGAACTCCTGTTCGACGGGCGCAGCCTCATCGTCTCTCCCCAAGGGAAGATCATCGCCGAAGGGGCGGCTTTTGCGGAAGACCTCATTGTAGGCGACATCCGTTTCGAGGAGATTCACCGCGGTCGGCTGGCCGTTCCCATCCAACGCGATTCCCTTCCCGCGGAACAGCCAGGGGCGGAACCGGTGCGCCTTTTCGTTTCCAACGGCAACACGGCTTCCACTGTTCCCAACGCGGGCGCCCTCGATCTGCGCCGCAATCCCTTTTTGCCCAAACCGGTTTCGCTCGCCTACGATCCCATCGCAGACGTTTACCAAGCGCTGGTTATGGGCGTGCGGGATTACGTCCATAAAAACGGCTTCCAAAAAGCCGTCATCGGTTTGAGCGGCGGGATCGATTCCGCCTTGACGGCGGCCATCGCCGCCGACGCCCTCGAACCGGAAAACGTAACCGGCATTTCCATGCCTAGCCGCTATTCCTCCGATCACAGCCAAAGCGACGCCGCCCAATTGGCGCAAAACCTGGGCATCGAATTCAAGCAATTCGCCATCGAAGACATTTTCGCCCAATATCTGCAACTTTTTCATGAAGAATTTCATAGCCGCGATCCGGATATTACCGAGGAAAATCTGCAATCCCGCATCCGGGGCAATATCCTGATGGCCATTTCCAACAAATTCGGGCATATCGTGCTGGCGACCGGCAACAAGTCGGAAATGGCGGTGGGCTATGCGACGCTTTACGGCGACATGTGCGGCGGCCTGGCCGTCATCGCCGATGCGCCGAAAACGATGGTGTACGAATTGGCGCGCTTCCGCAACCGCGCAGCGGGACGCGATTTAATCCCGGAAAACTCCATCCTCAAGCCCCCGTCGGCGGAATTGCGCAACGGACAGCTCGATACGGACAGCCTTCCCGAGTACGATATATTGGACGGCATTCTGCACGCCTACATTGAACAGGATTGCAGCCTGGCCGAAATCGTGGAACTGGGCTACGACCCGGAAACGGCGAGACGCATTATCAATATGGTCGACCGCGCCGAATACAAGCGCCGGCAAGCGGCCATCGTCTTGCGCGTTACCTCCAAAGCCTTCGGCAGCGACCGGCGTTTGCCCGTAACCAACAAATACAAATCTTGA
- a CDS encoding RNA polymerase sigma factor, with protein sequence MTAISQALRKLEKIVAANTDECADIESEKTLVEHAKTSAAAFGQLYEIHYSAILNYIYRRTLNKNAAEELTSNTFFNALNALPKYHHKAPFRAWLYRIALNELRMFFRKEKRRRTTEQTFLWKEDIERIYFHGLNVEEREASMKQYAHLHREISNLPMRYQEVIAFRFFENLEYFEISQILGKRMGTVKSLIHRGLKRLRKQMEKQDATFFENRH encoded by the coding sequence ATGACGGCCATCTCGCAGGCGTTGCGAAAACTGGAAAAGATCGTTGCGGCGAATACAGACGAATGCGCTGACATCGAATCCGAGAAAACATTGGTAGAACATGCCAAGACAAGCGCCGCCGCCTTCGGACAATTATACGAAATCCACTACAGCGCTATTCTCAACTACATATATCGCCGAACCCTGAATAAAAACGCCGCCGAAGAGTTAACCTCCAATACCTTCTTCAACGCTCTGAACGCCCTCCCCAAGTACCACCATAAAGCGCCGTTCCGCGCCTGGTTGTATCGCATCGCCCTCAACGAATTGCGAATGTTTTTTCGCAAAGAGAAGCGCAGAAGAACGACCGAACAAACCTTCCTTTGGAAGGAAGATATTGAACGAATCTATTTTCACGGGTTGAACGTCGAAGAACGAGAAGCAAGCATGAAGCAATATGCGCATCTGCACCGGGAAATCTCCAATCTGCCGATGCGCTACCAGGAAGTCATCGCCTTTCGGTTTTTCGAAAACCTCGAATATTTCGAAATCTCGCAAATCTTGGGCAAGCGAATGGGAACCGTTAAATCCTTGATCCATCGGGGACTCAAACGGCTCCGAAAACAAATGGAAAAACAAGACGCAACCTTTTTTGAAAATCGGCATTAA
- a CDS encoding Gfo/Idh/MocA family oxidoreductase: MKGRIMIYRVGMIGWEDHIGYTLEAIAGMKNVRLAAIARVGERSADRVKSFTAFTAETKVYDDYREMLEKEALDIAAVYTPHGTRAQAIIDAARAGCHIYSEKPLAANLEDLERIKKAVAEANTTLTMMLVMRFYGVYRKVREIVHSGAIGAVAQCSAQKSYKVGDRPEWMKKRGSFAGTIPYIACHSLDLIRWCSGLEFVKGAAFHHNVGKPELKEMENTASMILLANNGATISTRLDYCRPENADAWGDDRLRIAGVDGIVELIGDQVFLMTKNEKKHIVPAPPNGAQFPNLIAAIEGREELVVPAEDCYRITEVVLKLRDAADRQVMTDL; encoded by the coding sequence ATGAAAGGGCGAATTATGATTTACCGCGTCGGAATGATCGGCTGGGAAGACCATATCGGATATACTCTCGAAGCAATCGCCGGGATGAAAAACGTCCGGCTCGCCGCAATAGCGCGAGTAGGCGAGCGCAGCGCCGACCGCGTCAAATCCTTCACCGCTTTTACGGCTGAAACCAAAGTTTACGACGATTACCGCGAGATGCTGGAAAAAGAAGCGCTCGACATCGCCGCCGTTTATACTCCGCACGGGACGCGGGCGCAGGCGATTATCGACGCCGCGCGGGCGGGCTGCCATATCTATTCGGAAAAACCGCTGGCCGCTAATTTGGAGGATTTGGAGCGCATCAAAAAAGCTGTCGCCGAAGCCAATACAACGCTGACCATGATGCTGGTTATGCGTTTCTACGGCGTATACCGAAAAGTGCGCGAGATCGTCCATTCGGGCGCCATCGGCGCAGTGGCGCAATGTTCGGCGCAGAAATCCTATAAAGTCGGCGACCGTCCGGAATGGATGAAAAAACGGGGATCGTTCGCGGGAACCATCCCTTATATCGCCTGCCATTCTCTCGATCTGATCCGCTGGTGCAGCGGTTTGGAATTCGTGAAAGGCGCCGCTTTTCATCATAACGTCGGCAAGCCTGAACTGAAGGAAATGGAGAATACCGCCAGCATGATTCTCCTGGCGAACAATGGCGCGACCATCTCCACCCGCCTCGATTACTGCCGTCCGGAAAACGCGGATGCGTGGGGCGACGACCGCTTGCGCATTGCGGGCGTCGACGGCATCGTCGAATTGATCGGCGATCAAGTCTTCCTAATGACGAAAAACGAGAAAAAACATATCGTTCCCGCGCCGCCGAACGGCGCTCAGTTCCCCAACCTGATCGCGGCGATCGAAGGGCGGGAAGAGTTGGTCGTCCCCGCCGAAGATTGTTATCGCATAACGGAAGTTGTATTGAAATTGCGCGACGCGGCGGATCGCCAAGTCATGACCGATTTATAA
- a CDS encoding two-component regulator propeller domain-containing protein produces MKKSIYVFRFFFAFLICLWGLEASAGIKDDPFVQEYHEAYPIPGGDSANDVRAIAIDGDGTVWAGTQAGLFALRGGAWSIVPEVEPGPVYELQMDRQGVLWVGAWNGVYRISDKGIDKTKGIQNPIGVIGLLPDDMIAIGPDGSWRWNNGQWQNIASGWSLNARDAALDGEGALWIATGVGLYRWDEKELDYYFKDEELTYSETNALAFAPDGKLWIGELGGIDVYQDGKRIRSISGRDGLPYHDVRALAFDADGTLWIGTGGGVARYDGLRWSQRHSRRWLLSDDVRALAIAPDGAAWIATAKGVSAIKRKTMTLAEKEAYFRQILGKRHIRPPGFVEKCYFPNPADRSVFEPYDDDNDGQYTSMYMAMESLRFAVTKNPEAKDRADRAYDALERLQTITQTGSFVARTIVPSDWKRMADSNEAISPQEAAERRLRDPRYKPMEKRWRLSADGKWLWKGDTSSDEITGHFFGYYFYYKLAADDAHKSRVRDHVRKIMDGIIRGGYVLRDIDGQPTRWGVWSPEKLNHDPDWRVERPINSFEILSYLKTAYFITGDEKYQNEFKKLIEKHGYLDNCRRPKSYGRSDRTHIDDELLALAAPGLMLNEDDPQLRTAFLEGLTWAYKTIENENDPFYNFIYGLVGGEDCHPTESVDFLRDQSLDLIQWTVDNSQREDVRLVRFPMVESLQIDRMLPASERGVMRWDKNPWSATAGDIQDTEGHFESCGVFWLLPYWLGRYAGFIE; encoded by the coding sequence ATGAAGAAGTCCATTTACGTATTTCGATTTTTCTTCGCCTTCCTTATTTGTTTATGGGGTTTAGAAGCCTCCGCAGGAATAAAAGACGATCCCTTCGTTCAGGAATATCATGAAGCCTATCCAATTCCCGGCGGAGACTCCGCCAATGACGTTCGCGCTATCGCCATAGATGGAGATGGAACCGTATGGGCTGGAACCCAAGCCGGTCTTTTCGCTTTGCGCGGCGGAGCGTGGTCTATCGTTCCCGAAGTCGAACCGGGACCCGTATACGAATTGCAGATGGATCGCCAGGGCGTTCTTTGGGTGGGCGCTTGGAACGGCGTATATCGAATCTCCGATAAGGGGATTGATAAAACTAAGGGAATTCAAAATCCTATCGGCGTTATCGGCCTGCTTCCCGATGATATGATCGCCATCGGCCCGGACGGTTCATGGCGTTGGAATAACGGCCAATGGCAAAACATCGCAAGCGGCTGGTCGTTGAACGCCAGAGACGCCGCGCTCGACGGTGAAGGAGCATTGTGGATCGCAACGGGAGTAGGACTTTATCGCTGGGACGAAAAAGAACTGGATTATTATTTCAAAGATGAAGAGTTGACCTATAGCGAGACGAACGCTTTAGCCTTTGCGCCGGATGGGAAATTATGGATCGGCGAATTGGGCGGCATTGACGTTTATCAAGACGGCAAGCGCATTCGATCGATTTCCGGACGCGACGGTTTGCCCTATCATGATGTCCGCGCTTTGGCCTTCGACGCCGACGGAACCTTATGGATCGGAACCGGCGGCGGCGTTGCGCGGTATGACGGCCTGCGATGGTCGCAGCGCCATAGCCGCCGTTGGCTGCTCAGCGACGATGTGCGCGCCTTGGCCATCGCTCCGGATGGCGCGGCTTGGATTGCTACGGCCAAAGGCGTCAGCGCCATCAAGCGAAAAACAATGACATTGGCGGAAAAGGAGGCTTATTTTCGCCAAATTCTGGGAAAGCGCCATATCCGGCCGCCCGGATTCGTGGAGAAATGTTACTTCCCCAATCCCGCCGATCGTTCGGTTTTCGAACCTTACGACGACGACAACGACGGCCAATACACTAGCATGTATATGGCCATGGAAAGCCTGCGTTTCGCCGTAACGAAGAATCCCGAAGCCAAAGATCGAGCGGATCGCGCCTACGATGCGCTGGAGCGGCTGCAAACTATCACGCAAACCGGCAGTTTCGTCGCCCGCACCATCGTTCCCAGCGATTGGAAGCGCATGGCCGACTCCAACGAAGCGATTTCTCCCCAAGAAGCGGCGGAGCGACGCCTTCGCGATCCGCGCTATAAACCGATGGAGAAGCGTTGGCGCCTCTCGGCGGACGGCAAATGGCTTTGGAAAGGCGATACCAGTTCGGATGAAATTACGGGACATTTTTTCGGATATTATTTTTATTACAAACTGGCCGCCGACGATGCGCATAAATCCCGCGTTCGCGATCATGTGCGCAAAATTATGGATGGAATCATTCGCGGCGGCTACGTTCTGCGCGACATCGACGGCCAGCCGACGCGGTGGGGCGTATGGTCGCCGGAAAAATTGAATCACGATCCCGATTGGCGGGTGGAAAGGCCGATCAATTCGTTTGAAATTTTGTCCTATTTAAAAACTGCCTATTTCATCACCGGCGACGAGAAATATCAAAACGAGTTTAAAAAATTAATCGAAAAACATGGCTATCTGGACAATTGCCGCCGCCCTAAAAGTTACGGGAGATCGGACCGCACCCATATCGACGACGAACTGCTCGCTTTGGCCGCGCCGGGATTGATGCTGAACGAAGACGATCCTCAATTGCGCACAGCGTTTTTGGAAGGATTGACTTGGGCTTACAAAACCATCGAGAATGAAAACGATCCTTTTTACAATTTCATCTATGGTTTAGTTGGAGGCGAGGATTGCCATCCAACCGAAAGCGTGGATTTTCTGCGCGATCAATCGTTGGATTTAATCCAATGGACGGTGGACAATTCGCAGCGCGAGGATGTTCGGCTTGTCCGCTTTCCTATGGTGGAATCGCTGCAAATCGACCGTATGCTGCCCGCCAGCGAACGGGGAGTCATGCGGTGGGATAAGAATCCGTGGAGCGCAACAGCGGGAGATATTCAAGATACTGAAGGGCATTTCGAAAGTTGCGGCGTCTTTTGGCTCTTGCCCTATTGGCTGGGCCGCTATGCCGGATTCATTGAATGA
- the bshB1 gene encoding bacillithiol biosynthesis deacetylase BshB1, producing MNDAPLDMLIFAPHPDDAELGMGGTILKSIAAGKRVGVIDLTRGELGTKGDAAARAREAHEASQAMGLHYRGNLDLGDGKVADNEENRRKAIDAIRRFRSSQVYVCPPFDRHPDHQAAAKLIQAAFFLARLPKLETEYPAFSPRRLFYYFIHDWRTISFAVDITGYFPKKKEILLTYRSQFIDPDLPPDYRYIGTSHYFQQIEAYNRTIGAAIGVEFAEGYFSESPISLPLPTNLE from the coding sequence ATGAACGATGCGCCGCTGGATATGTTAATCTTCGCTCCCCATCCCGACGACGCCGAACTGGGTATGGGCGGAACCATTTTGAAATCGATCGCCGCCGGAAAGCGCGTGGGCGTCATCGACCTTACCCGGGGCGAGTTAGGAACCAAAGGCGACGCCGCCGCCCGCGCCCGTGAAGCGCATGAAGCCTCCCAAGCGATGGGCTTGCATTACCGGGGCAATCTCGATCTGGGCGACGGGAAAGTAGCGGATAACGAAGAGAATCGCCGCAAGGCTATCGACGCCATTCGGCGTTTTCGCAGTTCGCAGGTTTACGTTTGTCCGCCCTTTGACCGGCATCCCGATCACCAAGCGGCGGCGAAATTGATCCAAGCCGCCTTTTTCCTGGCGCGCCTGCCCAAACTGGAAACGGAATATCCCGCCTTCTCCCCCCGGCGCTTGTTTTACTATTTCATCCACGATTGGCGGACGATCTCTTTCGCTGTGGATATCACCGGCTATTTCCCCAAAAAGAAAGAAATATTATTAACCTATCGCAGCCAATTCATCGATCCCGATCTGCCGCCGGATTACCGCTATATCGGAACCAGCCATTATTTTCAGCAGATCGAAGCCTATAATCGAACCATCGGCGCCGCCATCGGCGTGGAATTCGCCGAGGGATATTTTTCCGAATCGCCTATTTCCCTTCCACTTCCAACCAACCTAGAGTAA
- a CDS encoding PTS sugar transporter subunit IIA, translated as MQLSEILSEDRICLDAQSETKSEAIRELAAIAAKSGKVSNLDKLVESLMAREKIQTTGIGYGMAIPHATAEGVRGVVLVLGISKKGIDFESLDGRPVHLVFLLAGEPRLQTSFLSILSKISRYFRKETFRNEILQAESAQEILSLLRSREEQ; from the coding sequence ATGCAACTCTCCGAAATCCTAAGCGAAGATCGTATTTGTCTCGACGCCCAAAGCGAAACAAAATCGGAGGCGATCCGCGAACTCGCCGCAATTGCCGCAAAAAGCGGTAAAGTTAGCAATTTGGATAAACTAGTTGAATCCTTAATGGCCCGCGAGAAAATTCAAACCACCGGCATCGGCTATGGCATGGCGATTCCCCACGCCACGGCGGAAGGCGTCCGCGGCGTCGTCCTCGTGTTGGGAATATCGAAGAAAGGCATCGATTTCGAATCCCTGGACGGACGCCCGGTTCACTTGGTTTTCTTGCTGGCGGGGGAACCGAGATTGCAGACCTCTTTTCTCAGCATCCTGAGCAAAATCTCCCGATATTTCCGCAAAGAAACCTTCCGCAACGAAATATTGCAAGCCGAATCCGCCCAAGAAATCCTTTCTCTCCTCCGTTCCCGCGAAGAACAATAA
- a CDS encoding class I SAM-dependent methyltransferase, translating into MLNFDSWQRCETARNLLNWALPESGAIVLDVGGYPGRMQSMAPQHDWVICDPRADAPGNQVRAGGENLPFADSVFDFCVCLDVLEHIAPEKRPLFLSEMRRVAKQGIILSFPHNHPLVIAAEKNIGETYRRLYEKDHPWLGEHAQYPLPEIEEIAAQLKKQGGESAIFNVGSLRRWTQLQSIDILLEAIPGSLDAAKKLDEWYKEKLFPCDFNPPTYRKMILHLFAAEEPLSLGLVHPSMEEETEADNEFFHRAVLEILNLLLSQQASFKPKEPIPPLDEKKEPKEISEEKTEEKEEPLLPVVEEAVAGEMKEYVQRLERSLQLWEETYSSAIQRMADISRWRDNLEKRKSFKIYKRIAHLFGRKIEN; encoded by the coding sequence ATGTTGAATTTCGATTCCTGGCAGCGTTGCGAAACCGCGCGAAATCTCTTGAACTGGGCGCTTCCCGAATCGGGAGCTATCGTATTGGACGTCGGCGGATATCCGGGACGAATGCAATCCATGGCGCCGCAGCATGATTGGGTGATTTGCGATCCCCGGGCGGACGCTCCCGGCAATCAGGTGCGGGCAGGCGGCGAAAATTTGCCGTTCGCCGACAGCGTTTTCGATTTTTGCGTTTGCCTGGACGTATTGGAGCATATCGCCCCGGAAAAGCGTCCGCTATTCTTGAGCGAAATGCGGCGAGTCGCCAAGCAAGGAATCATTCTCTCGTTTCCCCATAATCATCCACTAGTAATAGCGGCGGAAAAGAACATCGGCGAGACCTATCGGCGATTGTACGAAAAAGATCATCCCTGGCTTGGGGAACACGCCCAATATCCCTTGCCGGAGATAGAGGAAATCGCGGCGCAATTGAAAAAACAGGGCGGCGAATCCGCCATCTTCAATGTGGGTTCGCTGCGCCGATGGACTCAATTGCAATCTATCGATATTTTGCTGGAAGCGATTCCCGGCAGTCTGGACGCGGCCAAGAAACTGGACGAGTGGTATAAGGAAAAACTCTTCCCCTGCGACTTCAATCCGCCAACATATCGGAAAATGATTCTTCATCTTTTCGCGGCGGAAGAACCGTTGAGCCTAGGGTTGGTCCATCCTTCGATGGAGGAGGAGACGGAAGCGGATAACGAGTTTTTCCACCGCGCCGTTTTGGAAATACTAAACCTTCTTCTCTCTCAACAAGCATCCTTCAAGCCCAAAGAGCCAATACCTCCTTTGGATGAGAAGAAAGAACCCAAGGAAATCAGCGAAGAAAAAACCGAAGAGAAAGAAGAACCGCTCCTTCCCGTTGTCGAGGAAGCCGTGGCGGGGGAAATGAAGGAATACGTCCAACGTTTGGAGCGCAGTCTCCAACTTTGGGAAGAGACGTATTCCTCCGCCATCCAGCGTATGGCCGATATCAGCCGCTGGCGGGACAACCTGGAAAAGCGCAAGAGTTTTAAAATCTATAAACGGATAGCGCATCTTTTTGGAAGGAAAATCGAAAATTGA
- a CDS encoding lysylphosphatidylglycerol synthase transmembrane domain-containing protein translates to MKSLFYKLIGVAIFVYLLGWIVDIGTLGARVGSLRFSVLALVIPFHLAQWTLRVLRWQMLLRNESIPISFWENFAVATSGFFFGSLTPGRLGEFAKVKFLMNAGASFRGAFMSSFLERVMDIFALLFYVAAGILVCRDLMPEQAYYYFAMALFLLAAPLGMYIYRKALLTLAMRMIPEKIAVDVEEKIHVCTRSFRNISPNQWAAMALYSLAIWGLNYWMIFLLFRGTGYSLSLYYAFAFAAFGSLAGLLPISIYGVGVREAILMAFFSRAHYPDAVNAAVVFGLMFLVLLIYHIVLGFIGWMSPAMKRFLTRPV, encoded by the coding sequence ATGAAATCTCTATTTTATAAACTCATCGGCGTGGCGATCTTCGTTTATTTATTGGGTTGGATTGTCGATATCGGAACCTTGGGCGCTAGAGTAGGTTCTTTGCGTTTCAGCGTATTGGCGCTCGTGATTCCGTTTCATCTCGCCCAATGGACGCTGCGCGTTTTGCGTTGGCAGATGCTGCTGCGCAACGAATCCATTCCTATTTCGTTTTGGGAAAATTTCGCCGTGGCGACATCAGGCTTTTTCTTCGGCAGCCTGACGCCGGGGCGCCTTGGCGAATTTGCTAAGGTGAAATTTCTTATGAATGCAGGAGCCTCTTTTCGCGGCGCTTTCATGTCCTCGTTTCTGGAACGAGTCATGGATATTTTCGCGTTGTTGTTTTACGTCGCCGCGGGCATCCTCGTCTGCCGGGATTTAATGCCGGAACAGGCTTATTATTATTTCGCTATGGCGCTTTTCCTCTTAGCGGCGCCCTTGGGAATGTACATCTATCGCAAGGCGCTTCTAACTCTGGCTATGCGCATGATTCCCGAAAAAATTGCCGTCGATGTAGAAGAAAAAATCCACGTCTGCACCCGATCCTTCAGAAACATTTCTCCCAACCAATGGGCAGCGATGGCGCTTTATTCTTTGGCAATATGGGGTCTTAACTATTGGATGATATTCCTGCTCTTTCGAGGAACGGGGTATAGCCTTTCGCTTTACTACGCCTTCGCTTTCGCCGCTTTTGGATCGTTAGCAGGATTGCTACCAATTTCCATCTACGGCGTAGGCGTGCGGGAAGCGATTTTGATGGCGTTTTTTTCCCGCGCCCATTATCCCGACGCCGTGAATGCAGCCGTCGTTTTCGGATTGATGTTTCTCGTCTTGCTGATTTATCACATTGTTTTAGGTTTCATCGGTTGGATGAGTCCGGCGATGAAGCGTTTCCTGACGCGCCCCGTTTAA